One region of Azoarcus sp. CIB genomic DNA includes:
- a CDS encoding ankyrin repeat domain-containing protein: MSDDIHYEAWGDRVDPALLEAVRDGNVPEVLRWLENGLPANWQDTEGCSLIFLAAYHRQWAIIDSLLAHGASVDLPDRRGWTPLFWAAFNSHADIVSFLIGRGANPDARTNDGEWPLFWAVYKGHTAVVRYLLLGGAKRNQLDVDGHDELWLARTLGRQEIVTILEGQRTRHLTHPQPGNSDGFV; this comes from the coding sequence ATGAGTGACGACATCCATTACGAAGCTTGGGGCGATCGAGTCGACCCAGCACTGCTCGAAGCCGTTCGCGATGGCAACGTCCCGGAGGTGCTGAGGTGGCTGGAAAACGGACTGCCGGCCAACTGGCAGGACACCGAGGGGTGCAGCCTGATCTTCCTCGCCGCCTATCACCGCCAGTGGGCTATCATTGACAGCCTGTTGGCGCACGGCGCATCGGTCGACCTGCCCGATCGCAGAGGATGGACTCCGCTCTTCTGGGCCGCCTTCAACAGCCATGCGGACATCGTCTCATTCTTGATCGGGCGCGGTGCCAATCCCGACGCGCGGACTAACGACGGGGAGTGGCCCTTGTTCTGGGCGGTTTACAAAGGCCACACGGCCGTCGTCCGCTACCTCTTGCTCGGCGGCGCGAAGCGGAACCAACTCGATGTGGATGGTCATGACGAGCTCTGGCTCGCACGCACCTTGGGGCGACAAGAAATCGTCACCATCCTTGAAGGGCAGCGGACGCGACACTTGACTCACCCCCAGCCAGGGAATTCCGACGGGTTCGTTTAA